GGCGCGAGCCGTCGAGCTTTTTGAAGGGACGGGTATTGAGCGCCTGCAGGTGGGTGGCAATGACCCCGTTGAGCTCGGCAAGGGAGAAGAACTCCTGATGGCGCAGGCGCGCCAGGATCCAACGTTCGACCAACAGCACGCCGCCCTCGGCCTTGGCCTTATCCCGAGGTTTGCGCACCCGTGCCGGGATCACCGCCAGCCCGTAATGGGCGGCGAAATCCTGGTAGGTCGGATTCAGATCCGGCTCGTAACGGTGGGCCTTGCTGACGGCGCTTTTCAGATTGTCGGGAACGATGATGTCCGGGCAACCGCCGAGAAAGTTCAGCGCGCGCACCTGCGCGCCGATCCAGTCGGGGAGCGTCTGCGTCCAGGTCGCCTCGGCATAGGTGTAGTTGGAGGCCCCGAGCACCGCCACGAAGATCTGCGCGGTGCGGATCTCCCCGCTGTCGGGGTCGATCACCGCCGCCGTCTGCCCGGCGTAGTCGACGAAGAGCTTCTCCCCGGCCCGATGGGTTTGGCGCATGACCACATCCACCCGACCCTTCCAGACGCTGTAGCGGGCGCAGAATTGGCTGTAGGAATAGCCCTCGGGATGGCGCTCGCGGTACTCCTGCCAGAGCAGGAACAGCGTGACGCCTTTGCGCCGCAGCTCCCGGTGAACGACATCGAAGTCGGGCTCGACCAGCCCGCGCTCGGCGGGGCGCCCGCCCGGCTTGAACAGCCGCCGCTCCAACTCGCCCGCACTCAGACCCTCGGGCAACGGCCAGGACAGCCCTGCCGCCTCGGCCCGATCCAAGTACTCCGACACCGTTGTTCGCCCGATACCGAGCGCACGGGCGATCTCCCGCACCGACCGCCCGGAACCCCATTTCAACCGCAACACCTCTTCGACTTTTCGCATGGATAACCTCTGTCTTGGCATCTGAGCACCTCCTGAAAAGAGGAGGCACCCTACGCAGGGTTATCCCGTGTGGCGAGACCCCGGCCGGGGTGGCCGGATCAACCGGAATCGGTGGCCGGATTCAGCCGGAATCGGTGGCCGGTTTGAACCAGAATGGGTGGCCGCTTTCAATCAGAATGGGTGGCCGGATTGGGCCGGAATACGCAACCTGTTCGAGCAGGCCAAACTTGCGCCGGCTTAAACTTGACTCACGCGCGCAGAAAGTTGTTCGTCAAGGAACCCTAGTAACGTCGATAACCCTGCACTTTAGAGTGCTGCGCAGTGCCGTTCGCAATGGGACACACAACGGGCAAGGTGCGGCAACGCGGCGGGTACCTCGTTGCCAAACTGCGGATCTAAATGCCGTCCAGCAGTTGTGAGGCTCATCTCAATTCTTTAGGCGTCGTTGGTGTAATATCAGCATGTCGAGCGGCTCACGCTGGCTTTTTTTGAAAGTTGTGTCTAGATGATTGATCAACTGGGCGGCCTCGATCATCGTTTGGTCCACCTAGCCGGCGAGAGTACGGCACCCAAGCGTAAGGTTCTGATTTGCAGGCCAAGGTCGCAGCTATCCTTGCTCTTGCGCTGGATCTTGGACCAAACGATGATCAAGGCCAACTGGGCCAGTTTCGACCAAGCGCGTGGTGGCAACTTTGGATCTCGTGCGAGGTACACCAGGTGAGTCCATGCCTAGGTCTTGTTCGACGTCCACCTCCCCAATAAGAGCTCTTTAGTTGACATCATCATTTGACAGGTTCTACGAAGAGGCGACACGTTATGTCTACAATGAAACGACTTATCGGAGTGCTTTTGATTCCAGCAGTGGTATTCTTTGCGGGGGCGCTCGCGACTTCACCACGTGCG
The sequence above is drawn from the Thiocapsa rosea genome and encodes:
- the istA gene encoding IS21 family transposase, which gives rise to MPRQRLSMRKVEEVLRLKWGSGRSVREIARALGIGRTTVSEYLDRAEAAGLSWPLPEGLSAGELERRLFKPGGRPAERGLVEPDFDVVHRELRRKGVTLFLLWQEYRERHPEGYSYSQFCARYSVWKGRVDVVMRQTHRAGEKLFVDYAGQTAAVIDPDSGEIRTAQIFVAVLGASNYTYAEATWTQTLPDWIGAQVRALNFLGGCPDIIVPDNLKSAVSKAHRYEPDLNPTYQDFAAHYGLAVIPARVRKPRDKAKAEGGVLLVERWILARLRHQEFFSLAELNGVIATHLQALNTRPFKKLDGSRLSQFEAIDRPALRALPATPYEYAEWRKARVAPNIHIEVDGHHYSVPHALVKRQVDVRMTTTTVEVMHQGQRVASHVRSARRGGYTTVTDHMPERHQRALEWTPERLQRWAHTIGPATAAVTTQLLGARRHPQQAFNACFGVLRLSTAYSEARLEAACARALTLGTVSYKSLATILEKGLDQRPLPTPDQQSLPLDHANLRGADYYH